The following proteins are encoded in a genomic region of Oryza brachyantha chromosome 11, ObraRS2, whole genome shotgun sequence:
- the LOC121055769 gene encoding atherin yields MDGQISLRSDRTARIQPHRPQRRLTSLLHKTQEKNPIRIRLIPNQTNTPHSAPPPLQEAEPAMSPVTALLAGAAALPPLLPAAAAAAWRPSRVAPAGHAPRVGGGCALAVECSSRPQKKATKHHMKTRPKKSQPWDIKRRPTRYPPRSPLPPDWTLVATGATVDASVQAEDEEDEQETPEPVAAPVVEVVAAPAAAD; encoded by the coding sequence ATGGACGGCCAGATCTCACTCCGTTCCGATCGAACGGCTCGGATCCAACCTCACCGGCCTCAGCGACGCCTCACTTCACTCCTAcacaaaacacaagaaaaaaaccCAATCCGAATCCGTCTTATCCCCAACCAAACTAACACACCGCACtccgctcctcctccactcCAAGAAGCCGAGCCAGCCATGTCGCCGGTGACcgcgctgctcgccggcgccgccgccttgccgccactgctgccggcggcggcggcggcggcgtggaggccgTCCCGTGTCGCGCCCGCGGGGCACGCCCCCCGCGTCGGCGGGGGGTGCGCGCTGGCGGTGGAGTGCTCGTCGCGGCCGCAGAAGAAGGCGACCAAGCACCACATGAAGACGCGGCCCAAGAAGTCGCAGCCGTGGGACATCAAGCGCCGCCCCACGCGGTACCCGCCGCggtcgccgctcccgccggacTGGAcgctcgtcgccaccggcgcTACGGTCGACGCCTCGGTGCAggccgaggacgaggaggacgagcaGGAGACGCCGGAGCCGGTCGCCGCTCCGGTGGtcgaggtggtggcggccccggccgccgccgactga
- the LOC102717388 gene encoding disease resistance protein PIK6-NP-like, producing MGVVTGAMGALLPKLADLLKEEYQLQKRARGEVMWLTRELESMRAALLKVSDQGPIDQPPDAQVKLWATNVRDLSYDIEDSIDRFMVRIDTPMVPDNPHGFFRGFVERSLGLMSKAKIRRSIGVDIRQIKSRINEEKERHDRYSVVGGRVVAAKPVAPTVDSLRLSTLYKESSKLVGLEEKTGYLVRKLMEVPDDNEGSSQQLNVVSVVGFGGLGKTTLANVVYKELRAKFDCGAFVSISLSPNMVGIFKKMLRQLDEIRYQHINGETWDEVQLIDELRKFLRNKRYIVVIDDIWNISVWKTIKYALVDNQLGSRIITTTRAIDVAEQVGGAYQLEPLSPNDSIKLFSQIIFQSKDKFPPYHLSEVSQKIMKKCGGIPLAIITIASMLASKKGNEHEYWYRVYRSMGSGLEDGPDLRNMRRILSISYYDLPPHLKTCLLYLSSYPEDYLINRETLIWKWVGEGFVDTKQGRSFHEVGGEYIDELMNKGMIQSSGDIVNYQDCYRVHDMVLDLITSLSNEEQFLTRLDGQQSLSLPKKIRRLSFQTSEEEDIKLLAAINLSHLRSLTVFGEGFSLLPVSPSLCPFLRVMDLSGCGKVDNQQCKDICKLFHLRYLSLSSACITELPKEIANLQFLQVLDISSTEIKELPPTFIQLKQLVYLHFPNMMRLPDGLGSLDRLQEIPNVITIDSPTMLHDLGCLSKLRRLAIYFDRWDESYEKPFIRCLSKLVSLELLEVDGTLGSTCGSSSPGPQRLQSIDMSFCTLTAFPGWISSLCSLSSLHIILLTLGEEDLQVLGSIPSLSDLYISVGKATHDMNRRLVIGRGCPFLCLTQLSISSRSMDVGFAQGAMQKLRDLSLGFEAGETMDEFGDFNFGLENLSSLESVDVWIRCSGAKPREADDAVTAIQRTLHMNPNNPTMEVYMIC from the exons ATGGGTGTGGTGACAGGGGCCATGGGGGCGTTGCTGCCGAAGCTGGCTGACCTGCTGAAGGAGGAGTACCAGCTCCAGAAGAGAGCCAGGGGAGAGGTCATGTGGCTGACGCGCGAGCTGGAGAGCATGCGGGCCGCGCTCCTCAAGGTCTCGGATCAGGGACCGATCGACCAACCACCTGACGCCCAAGTCAAGCTCTGGGCTACCAACGTCAGGGATCTCTCCTACGACATCGAGGACAGCATCGACAGATTCATGGTGCGCATCGACACCCCTATGGTGCCAGACAACCCGCACGGCTTTTTTCGGGGTTTCGTCGAGCGAAGCCTCGGCTTGATGAGCAAGGCCAAGATTCGGCGCAGCATCGGGGTCGATATCAGGCAGATCAAGAGCCGCATCAACGAGGAGAAAGAGCGCCATGACAG GTACAGTGTTGTTGGCGGCCGTGTCGTCGCAGCCAAACCTGTCGCCCCAACCGTCGACAGCCTTCGCCTGTCCACCCTGTACAAGGAGTCCTCCAAACTTGTTGGTCTCGAAGAGAAGACCGGTTACCTGGTCAGGAAGCTGATGGAAGTGCCTGACGATAACGAGGGCTCGAGTCAGCAACTGAATGTGGTGTCTGTCGTCGGCTTTGGAGGATTAGGCAAGACAACTCTTGCCAATGTAGTGTACAAGGAGCTTAGAGCAAAGTTTGATTGTGGGGCCTTTGTTTCCATCTCTCTTAGTCCTAACATGGTGGGGATATTCAAGAAAATGCTCCGTCAGCTCGACGAGATCAGGTATCAACACATTAATGGAGAAACCTGGGATGAAGTGCAGCTCATCGATGAACTAAGGAAATTCCTTCGAAACAAGAG GTACATCGTTGTTATTGATGATATCTGGAACATTTCTGTGTGGAAGACAATCAAATATGCATTGGTTGATAAtcaacttggaagcagaataATTACAACAACTCGAGCCATAGACGTTGCTGAACAGGTTGGCGGCGCTTATCAACTTGAACCTCTTTCACCTAATGACTCAATAAAGCTATTCAGCCAAATTATATTTCAGTCAAAAGATAAATTTCCTCCTTATCATTTGTCCGAAGTatctcaaaaaattatgaagaaatGTGGTGGTATACCATTAGCTATCATTACAATAGCTAGCATGCTAGCTAGTAAAAAAGGTAATGAACATGAGTACTGGTACAGGGTGTACCGTTCCATGGGTTCTGGGCTTGAGGACGGTCCTGATTTGAGGAACATGAGAAGGATATTATCAATCAGTTACTATGACCTACCTCCACATTTGAAGACATGTTTATTGTATTTAAGTTCCTATCCAGAGGATTATCTTATTAATAGGGAAACATTGATATGGAAATGGGTAGGCGAAGGTTTTGTCGATACTAAGCAGGGGAGAAGTTTTCATGAGGTAGGAGGGGAGTACATTGATGAGCTCATGAATAAGGGTATGATCCAGTCATCAGGTGATATAGTTAATTATCAAGATTGTTATCGTGTACATGATATGGTGCTTGATCTCATCACTTCCCTCTCAAACGAGGAGCAATTCCTAACAAGATTAGATGGGCAACAGTCCCTGTCTCTACCGAAAAAGATTCGTCGACTGTCGTTCCAAACAAGCGAGGAAGAGGATATCAAGCTGCTGGCTGCCATAAACTTGAGCCATCTCAGATCACTGACTGTGTTTGGGGAAGGTTTCAGTCTATTGCCAGTTTCACCAAGCTTATGCCCATTCTTGCGTGTAATGGATTTGAGTGGTTGTGGCAAAGTTGACAATCAGCAATGTAAGGATATCTGCAAGTTATTTCACCTGAGGTATTTGTCGCTATCTAGTGCCTGTATCACGGAGCTCCCAAAAGAGATTGCAAATCTACAATTTTTACAGGTACTGGACATAAGTTCTACTGAAATCAAAGAGCTGCCACCAACCTTTATTCAGCTAAAACAGTTGGTGTACCTGCATTTCCCCAATATGATGAGATTGCCAGATGGTCTTGGGAGTCTAGACAGGCTACAAGAAATTCCAAATGTTATCACTATCGATTCTCCAACCATGCTGCACGATCTAGGCTGTCTTTCTAAGCTGAGGCGGCTAGCAATTTACTTCGACAGATGGGATGAGAGCTACGAGAAACCTTTCATCCGGTGCCTGTCAAAGCTAGTAAGCCTTGAACTCCTGGAAGTAGATGGAACCCTAGGTTCCACGTGTGGCAGTTCATCTCCTGGGCCTCAACGGCTTCAGTCCATTGACATGTCATTCTGCACCCTGACAGCATTTCCAGGATGGatttcctctctctgctccctctcctccctgcaTATCATACTATTAACGCTTGGAGAAGAGGACCTGCAAGTTCTTGGCAGCATACCATCTCTCAGTGATCTCTACATATCGGTGGGCAAAGCCACACACGACATGAACAGAAGGCTGGTCATTGGGAGAGGTTGCCCATTCCTGTGTCTAACACAGCTCAGTATCTCGAGCAGAAGCATGGATGTGGGGTTCGCGCAGGGAGCCATGCAGAAGCTCAGGGATCTCAGTTTGGGCTTTGAAGCAGGTGAGACCATGGATGAATTTGGAGATTTTAACTTCGGTCTGGAGAACCTCTCTTCGCTTGAGTCTGTCGATGTTTGGATCCGGTGTTCTGGTGCCAAGCCAAGGGAGGCGGATGATGCAGTTACAGCAATTCAGAGAACGCTCCACATGAACCCCAACAACCCCACCATGGAGGTGTACATGATATGCTAA